CGACCTTGCCGCGAGCCAGCACGGCGTCGCCGCGGTCGAAGCGCAGGCCGATCCGGTCCGCCTCGCGGAAGACGCGGCCCGGGAGCTTGCCGCTTCGGTCGCGCAGCTCGAGCGACAGGTAGGCGCTCCCGTTTCGAGCCGTCAACCGATCCTTGCGCACGCATGCGAACCGGCCCTCGAACCGCTGACCGGGGCGCAGCTCCCCGATCGTGGGCCGCGCCCGCGCCCGCTGCCCGGTTGAGATCGCCACCGCGGCTTCCATCGGCCGATCGTGAACCCCGCGCCGGACGGCTCGGGCGAGGTAGTCTCGCCCCCATGGATCCCGTCATCTGGGAGGCCGATCCGCCCCAGCTTCGCTCGCCCATCCTGGTCTGCGCCTTCGCGGGGTGGAACGACGCGGCCAATGCGGCCAGCGCGGCGCTGGAGGCGGTCGCCGCCTCACTGGACGGGGACGTTGTCGCCCGGATCGACCCAGAGGAGTTCTACGACTTCCAGGTCAACCGCCCCACGATCAGCCTGGTCGAGGGCCAGACCCGGCAGATCGACTGGCCTGAGAACGAGCTGCTGACAGTCAGCGTGCCCACCGCGGATCGCGATCTGGTCCTGCTCAGCGGGGTCGAGCCAAACATTCGCTGGCGCACGTTCGCCGACGCGATCCTGAGGGCCGCCGAACGCCTTGGAGTGCGGATGGTGATCACTTTGGGAGCCCTGATCGCCGACGTCGCCCACACGCGTCCCGTGCCGATCACTGGCCTTGCCTCCGACCCCGACCTTGTCGAGCAGCTGGGCCTCAGCCGCTCCAGCTACGAGGGCCCGACCGGGATCGTCGGCGTGGTGCACGACGCCTGCCGGCGGCGCGAGATCACGTCGGCGAGCCTTTGGGCGGCGGTCCCGCACTACGTCGCCGCAGTCCCCAATCCGAAGGCGGCACTGGCACTGTTGCGCCGCCTGGAGGGACTGACGGGCATCGCAGTCGAGGCCTCTGACCTCGAGGACGCCACGGGGCGCTTCGAGGAACAGGTCGATCGGGCCGTCTCCGCGAACCCGGAGATCGAGGAGCTGGTGCAAAACCTGGAGGCTGCGCAGGAAGGCGAATTCGACCCCACCCGGGAGGTCCCATCGGCCGACGACATCGCCCAGGAGTTCCAGAGCTTCCTCCGTCAGCGAGGCACGGACAAGAACTGAGCTCCGCTCTCGGCTCGAGCCTCAGGCCTCCGACGCCGGGCAAATGAGGCGATAGTCGCACCAGCTGCAGATCTCGTACGAGGGTCGGGGCTCGAAGTCCTGGCCCTCGATCCCAGCCGCAACCTCCAGCGCCGTACGCTCAACCCGCTCGGCGTCATCGGGGGCCGCCGGCACTCGCACCCGCTCGTCCTCGAGCACGTACCAGTAGCTGCCCAGCTCGGTCTCGACCTGCCACGCTTCACGAGCACCGAGCCGGTAGAGAGCCAGCTGCACGTCCTCGCCAGAATCGGCCCTGCGCTCCCCGGTCTTGTAGTCGATCAGCTCGTATGCGCCCTCCGGGAGCAGATCGACGCGATCAACCCGGCCGCGGAGCTGGTGGGGACCGATCGAAAAGGCGAAGGCCCGTTCCAGCCACACAGGTCTCGACTGGGAGCGCAGGTGATGCTCGTGATAACGGGCCAGGGACGCCACGGCTCGATCCCGGTACTGGAGCTCATCGTCAGAGGAGCCGAACCCCGAGCGCCGCCAGCCCGCCTCGAACAGCGCCAGGAGCCGGTCGAGGCCTCCGGCCGGCGATGGCGGTTGGCTGCTCCCCGACCCGGCAGCCAGCGCTTCGGCGCGCAGTTGCTCGCCGTGAAAGCGCTCCAGGACCTGGTGGATGAGGATCCCGAACCGCTGGTTGATCGTGGGCTCCTGCGGGATCGCAAATACGCGCGCGAACTTGTACTTCAGCGGGCAGGTCCGGTAGAGGTCGATATCCGAGGCCGACAGCGCCAGGCCGTCTCCGCGACGAGGGATGAACTGCTCCAGTGACGGCTCCCGCCGCGTGGCGACCAGCTCACGCCGGGCCGCCAAGTCGCGTTCCTCGCCGATCACGAACTCGTCCAGCGTCGACGCCTCCAGCGCGGCGCGCTGCTCCGGCGAGGCGGCGCGGCCAAGCAGCTCGTTGAGGGCCTCCAGAGCCTCGGCGGCGGGCTCGGCGCCCGGGCTCTGGACCAAAGCCGCAAGCTTGATCAGCTCCAGGTAGCGGGCCACCGCCTGGGTCACGTCCTCGGCAGTATCAAGGCGCATCTCCGAGAGAGCCGAGCCGGCCCTCCAGGATGCCTCGAGCGCCTCGTCGCGAAGCATCCGGTAGGTGGAATGGAGCCCCTCGGCGGGCCCGAACAACTCCTCGGTCTGCACTTCCTCCTCGGCGGCCAGAGCATCCCGGGCGGCCTCATACAACGCAGAGGCCGGAACCGGACCTTCGCCGGTGGTCTCGGGCCACGAGAGGACCAGGGCGCCACTGGCGCGCGTCATCGCCAGGTAGGCAAGTCGAGCGGGACGCTGCGAGGCCGGGGTGCCGGCCTCCGGCTCCGCCTCTGCATCGGCGGGCGACTCCCGGAGCAGCGGCTCCGGTACCCAGGCCCCATCAGGGTCGCGCGCGGAGATCGCCCCCCGATGAAGGCCGAGCAGGTAGACGTGCTCGAACTCGAGCCCCTTCACCTGCTCCGGCTCGGCCAAAACGACCTCTCCCGGAGGGGGCGCAGAGGAGTCGACAGGGTCGAGCTCGCCCGCGTCGGCTACCGCGGTCAGGTGGCGAACGAAGTCCCGTACCGAGCCGCGGGGCTCACGCTGCGTCCAGGCGGCCGCTAGCTCCGAGAGGCGCGAGAGGCTCTGCAGCCGCTCCGCCGCTTCGGGGGTGGCAACGAAGAGACGATGGCGACGCAAGCCGATGCGCTCGATGAGCCGCCGCACGAAGACATCCGCCCGCATCTCCTCCAGCGCCCGGGCGGCGGCCTGGTGCAGCTTCAGGAACGCCTGGATCCGATCGCGGGCCTCGGGAGGCAGCTGGGGACTCTCGAGCGCGGCCTCGAGGGCCGAGATCATGTCGAGCTTGCGCCGCCGCGCGATTGCCGTGCACCGCGCCAGATCGATCGAGCGAAGCTCGACCGGCGGGCGCGTCACGGCCCGCACGACCGCCGCCGAATCGGTCGGATCGGCGAGCATCCGCAACCAGGCCAGCACATCGCGGACCTCGGGCCGCTGGAAGAGGGCAGCGTCGCCCGCGAAGCGGAAGGGCACCCGGCGCTCCTCGAGGGCCGCGGCCACGAGGCGCGCCTCGCGCCAGCCGGAGCCGACGATGACGCAGACGCCCTCGGGGTGCACCTCGCCAGCCGCCAGCAGGTGCTCGATCTCCCGCGCCGCGGCCTGGGCCTCGGCACGCTCCCCGCTACAGCGCCAAAACCTAACTCCGCCGGCATGTTCCGCTTCGCGTCCGCTGCCGGCGGGTTCGGGCGCCATCGGGGCGGCAGGTTCACTCGCAGAGGGAGCCGGAG
The sequence above is drawn from the Solirubrobacterales bacterium genome and encodes:
- a CDS encoding ATP-dependent DNA helicase; the encoded protein is MEDQGGFGRELTNGQLRVAGHGPGPLLVVGRAGSGRSEALAARFARLVSTGTAPARIMVLTRSRAASTRLRERTGALIELPYEELWISTYEVVAERLLREHALEAGLDPFFATVRAADRLAMLLDRLDELSLRRHEIRGNPAGLLARLLRRIDALKAERITPGRLRDWAEQREREAKGAAERERARREREFAELYASHDRVLRDCASLDSGDLVIELERLLHERADVRRALSERFHFLMVDELEDAGAAHRALVEVLAAEHGNLVCACDVGQSIRRPPQAVRDPAPSFMDSHPDAEQVVLDRPLRFGPTIERAAAAVSALAERGSARASDEVTHPASPDDRSPPAPSASEPAAPMAPEPAGSGREAEHAGGVRFWRCSGERAEAQAAAREIEHLLAAGEVHPEGVCVIVGSGWREARLVAAALEERRVPFRFAGDAALFQRPEVRDVLAWLRMLADPTDSAAVVRAVTRPPVELRSIDLARCTAIARRRKLDMISALEAALESPQLPPEARDRIQAFLKLHQAAARALEEMRADVFVRRLIERIGLRRHRLFVATPEAAERLQSLSRLSELAAAWTQREPRGSVRDFVRHLTAVADAGELDPVDSSAPPPGEVVLAEPEQVKGLEFEHVYLLGLHRGAISARDPDGAWVPEPLLRESPADAEAEPEAGTPASQRPARLAYLAMTRASGALVLSWPETTGEGPVPASALYEAARDALAAEEEVQTEELFGPAEGLHSTYRMLRDEALEASWRAGSALSEMRLDTAEDVTQAVARYLELIKLAALVQSPGAEPAAEALEALNELLGRAASPEQRAALEASTLDEFVIGEERDLAARRELVATRREPSLEQFIPRRGDGLALSASDIDLYRTCPLKYKFARVFAIPQEPTINQRFGILIHQVLERFHGEQLRAEALAAGSGSSQPPSPAGGLDRLLALFEAGWRRSGFGSSDDELQYRDRAVASLARYHEHHLRSQSRPVWLERAFAFSIGPHQLRGRVDRVDLLPEGAYELIDYKTGERRADSGEDVQLALYRLGAREAWQVETELGSYWYVLEDERVRVPAAPDDAERVERTALEVAAGIEGQDFEPRPSYEICSWCDYRLICPASEA
- a CDS encoding PAC2 family protein, with translation MDPVIWEADPPQLRSPILVCAFAGWNDAANAASAALEAVAASLDGDVVARIDPEEFYDFQVNRPTISLVEGQTRQIDWPENELLTVSVPTADRDLVLLSGVEPNIRWRTFADAILRAAERLGVRMVITLGALIADVAHTRPVPITGLASDPDLVEQLGLSRSSYEGPTGIVGVVHDACRRREITSASLWAAVPHYVAAVPNPKAALALLRRLEGLTGIAVEASDLEDATGRFEEQVDRAVSANPEIEELVQNLEAAQEGEFDPTREVPSADDIAQEFQSFLRQRGTDKN